A region from the Sutcliffiella horikoshii genome encodes:
- a CDS encoding nucleotide sugar dehydrogenase, with product MNRKIAVVGLGYVGLPVAVEFGKNHKIIGFDINEHRINTLKQGIDYTNEVTSEDLVKANIDFTMDESDLSQADFIIVAVPTPIYKHNVPDLTPLKKASETVGRNLTKGTIVVYESTVYPGATEEVCLPILEEQSGLKGGEDFFIGYSPERINPGDKERTFRTITKIVSGQNEEILEIVASVYNSVVEAGVYRASTIKVAEAAKVIENTQRDLNIALMNELALIFDRLDIDTDEVLQAAGTKWNFLRFSPGLVGGHCIGVDPYYLTSKAESVGYHPEVILAGRRINENMGKHIATSLIKEMIKKDMKIQGAKVTVLGLTFKENVPDLRNSRVIDVIDELKEFGVEVQVTDSHAEKEDAIREYGIELVDYENLQPADAVIFAVPHQSYVDKGWSQFGSLLKEGSGVVVDIKSKLVKEECPENVTLWRL from the coding sequence ATGAATAGAAAAATAGCAGTTGTAGGGCTTGGATATGTGGGTTTACCGGTAGCGGTTGAATTTGGTAAAAACCATAAAATCATTGGCTTTGACATTAATGAACATAGAATCAATACATTAAAGCAAGGAATTGATTACACAAATGAAGTAACATCTGAGGACCTTGTGAAAGCAAATATCGACTTTACGATGGATGAATCAGATTTATCACAAGCAGATTTTATTATAGTAGCAGTTCCAACTCCAATCTATAAACATAATGTTCCCGACCTGACTCCTTTAAAGAAAGCCTCTGAAACAGTGGGAAGAAACCTTACTAAAGGAACAATCGTGGTATATGAATCCACGGTTTACCCTGGTGCAACAGAAGAAGTTTGCTTACCTATATTAGAAGAACAATCAGGCTTAAAAGGTGGAGAAGATTTCTTTATTGGTTATTCACCGGAGAGAATCAATCCGGGAGATAAAGAACGTACATTCAGAACGATCACGAAAATAGTATCGGGTCAAAACGAAGAAATTCTAGAAATAGTAGCTTCTGTGTACAATTCCGTTGTAGAAGCAGGTGTGTATAGAGCTAGTACCATTAAAGTGGCGGAAGCGGCAAAAGTAATTGAAAATACACAAAGAGACTTAAACATTGCACTAATGAATGAATTAGCATTAATTTTTGATCGTTTAGATATAGACACAGATGAAGTTCTCCAAGCTGCAGGGACAAAATGGAACTTCCTTCGTTTCTCCCCTGGATTAGTAGGAGGACACTGCATTGGCGTTGATCCATATTACTTAACGTCCAAAGCGGAAAGTGTCGGATATCATCCAGAAGTAATCTTGGCAGGCCGACGTATAAATGAAAACATGGGCAAGCACATTGCCACTTCGTTAATAAAAGAAATGATCAAAAAAGATATGAAGATCCAAGGAGCAAAAGTAACCGTTCTTGGATTAACATTCAAGGAAAATGTACCAGACTTAAGAAATTCCCGAGTTATTGATGTAATAGATGAATTAAAAGAATTCGGTGTAGAAGTCCAAGTAACAGATTCACACGCTGAAAAAGAAGACGCGATAAGAGAATACGGCATCGAATTGGTCGATTACGAAAACCTTCAACCAGCCGATGCAGTAATTTTTGCAGTACCACACCAATCATACGTAGACAAAGGCTGGAGCCAATTTGGAAGTCTTCTAAAAGAAGGATCTGGAGTGGTAGTGGATATTAAAAGCAAGTTAGTAAAAGAAGAATGTCCGGAGAATGTTACTTTGTGGAGATTATAA
- a CDS encoding class D sortase produces the protein MIVAILFIVTGISFIGYGLLEKISMDRKTEAALKDAVSITKGMVGEKDTADKKERPKKPDDFTPETGEVVGLLKIPRLEAELPIVEGTDPDELEKGVGHYKGASFPGEVGQNVLSGHRDTVFLRLGELEIGDKFYVNMPYGEYMFEIYDSKIVDEDDRTVITLQKEKEDLLLTTCYPFTLTGAAPERYILYAKPVDSR, from the coding sequence ATGATTGTAGCCATCCTGTTTATCGTTACCGGTATTTCCTTTATAGGCTATGGCCTACTTGAAAAAATCAGTATGGATAGAAAAACGGAGGCGGCACTAAAAGATGCTGTTTCTATAACAAAGGGTATGGTAGGCGAAAAGGACACAGCAGATAAAAAAGAGCGCCCTAAAAAGCCTGATGATTTTACACCTGAAACAGGAGAAGTAGTCGGGTTACTGAAGATCCCAAGACTTGAAGCGGAACTGCCTATTGTGGAAGGAACCGACCCTGATGAATTGGAAAAGGGAGTAGGACACTATAAAGGTGCATCTTTTCCTGGAGAAGTGGGACAAAACGTGTTATCAGGCCACAGAGATACAGTTTTTCTTCGCTTAGGCGAACTGGAAATCGGTGATAAATTCTATGTGAATATGCCATATGGGGAATATATGTTTGAGATTTATGACTCTAAGATAGTGGATGAGGATGACAGAACGGTGATTACCCTTCAAAAGGAAAAGGAGGATCTGCTTCTCACCACATGTTACCCCTTTACACTCACTGGGGCGGCGCCTGAGAGATATATTTTATATGCAAAACCTGTTGATTCAAGATAG
- a CDS encoding N-acetylmuramoyl-L-alanine amidase → MKIVLDAGHGYSTPGKRTPDGMREYEFNRMVAQYTRQELLRYQDVEVLFTHSDERDVPLQERTDRANAWEAKAFVSIHGNAFGNGGWNTAQGIETYTPIVQSPNSDRLANMIHRRLIQATGRRDRGIKSANFHVLRETTMASILCECGFMTYYPEAQLLKTDSYRRTCALAIAGGLVEYFNLKLKPTPPPVTRVYKVQVGAFRAKENADSLAADLNRKGFNTFVFREDNLYKVQAGAFSQKENADRLAATLRSKGYKTFISI, encoded by the coding sequence ATGAAAATAGTATTAGACGCAGGTCATGGATATAGTACTCCTGGAAAGCGTACACCTGACGGGATGAGAGAATATGAGTTCAACAGGATGGTTGCCCAATATACAAGACAGGAATTGTTACGTTATCAAGATGTCGAGGTGCTGTTTACTCATTCAGATGAAAGGGACGTCCCTTTGCAAGAACGAACAGATAGGGCAAATGCCTGGGAGGCAAAAGCTTTTGTGTCCATCCATGGAAATGCATTTGGTAATGGAGGATGGAATACCGCTCAAGGAATAGAAACGTATACTCCAATTGTTCAGTCCCCCAATTCCGATCGCCTCGCCAATATGATCCACCGCAGACTAATCCAAGCAACAGGAAGAAGAGACAGAGGCATCAAATCAGCAAATTTCCATGTCCTCCGCGAAACAACGATGGCTTCCATTCTTTGTGAATGCGGCTTTATGACTTACTACCCAGAAGCACAACTGTTGAAAACGGATAGCTACCGCAGAACCTGTGCCCTGGCGATCGCAGGTGGATTAGTAGAATATTTCAACTTAAAACTTAAACCAACACCACCCCCGGTAACAAGGGTATACAAGGTGCAAGTAGGAGCATTCCGTGCAAAAGAAAACGCAGACAGCCTGGCAGCAGATCTAAACAGAAAAGGCTTTAACACATTCGTTTTCAGAGAAGATAACCTTTACAAAGTACAGGCAGGAGCCTTCTCTCAAAAAGAAAATGCGGACCGTTTGGCTGCGACATTAAGATCCAAAGGCTATAAAACTTTTATCAGTATCTAG
- a CDS encoding BsuPI-related putative proteinase inhibitor, which yields MYKITSLLLMFLILSACGTTGDSQDNPDSTQGNTPISEEKDTDDSSAGSKDPNKSKEEARKKLESNPLNKDELTVQVNRANEDFLFKVTNNHEKDAEIHFTSGQEYDYVVYDESGSAVKKLSEGMMYTQAIKELILAPGESLEYPIAYNDLAADLPPGEYTIQFIFTDSNHHATAKETFTVE from the coding sequence ATGTATAAAATTACGTCATTACTACTAATGTTCCTAATACTGTCTGCTTGTGGAACCACGGGAGACTCTCAAGATAATCCAGATTCAACACAAGGGAATACACCAATAAGTGAAGAAAAGGATACAGATGACTCTTCTGCAGGTTCAAAGGATCCTAACAAATCAAAAGAAGAGGCAAGAAAGAAGCTTGAATCAAATCCATTAAACAAAGACGAGCTGACAGTCCAGGTTAATCGCGCAAACGAAGACTTTCTATTCAAGGTTACGAACAACCATGAAAAAGATGCTGAAATCCACTTTACTTCCGGACAAGAGTACGATTATGTTGTATACGACGAATCAGGCAGCGCCGTAAAAAAATTATCAGAAGGCATGATGTACACCCAAGCTATAAAAGAGTTGATTTTAGCTCCTGGAGAATCATTAGAATACCCTATTGCTTATAATGACTTGGCAGCAGACCTACCACCAGGGGAATACACCATCCAGTTCATTTTCACGGATTCCAACCATCACGCTACAGCAAAAGAAACCTTCACTGTCGAATAA
- a CDS encoding condensation domain-containing protein has protein sequence MEQFAAWLINTYPLSNDNNRNILKEGLKLFRQGNVINAYQEGSSMIGKVQDNGQKHVLLDEEIGDLSRCSCGATTLCPHQLATFLSVWSQSNTIASLIDGWKEQSTDNILPTLASATIKKEATTYEDSSLSSWLEFVDYQHQQYKSSIPSKRTYLTGLTHAFFPKLRTQAPKKAEIRPLFLLHASLYCMEQVIDSYDSSQPYQYIADILHRFVDTVEEESKGLFHSAIAFQLDSLLKESRQLIREKLLQQEEPFIREMFYVYQFTWNDVFQRRNWMTSELKELEGETSLQAELAKTHLLFLLKKDEDALKLVKKNGNQYAPYLFHWLQSLVFNKAKNRLESWLSISLPIVTSYIHSEPTYDRKRQLTKHLLKLLTDYAMETRQDKLYKDAMRQLMPYSYGEYEWYLFETKNYRQWVELQLWMGFELSGLEAYKLKEIKKTDAYALFPLYHVAISKALEQRNKTAYKEATSLLKTLHSLYKKEKLEDIWLQYLLQLKEGTKRLRSFQEELKKGRFSYD, from the coding sequence ATGGAGCAGTTCGCAGCATGGCTGATAAATACATATCCACTCTCAAACGACAACAACAGAAACATCCTAAAAGAAGGCTTAAAACTGTTCCGCCAAGGCAACGTCATAAACGCCTACCAAGAAGGCTCCAGCATGATCGGAAAAGTCCAAGACAACGGCCAAAAACACGTCCTGCTTGACGAAGAAATTGGTGACCTCAGCAGATGCTCTTGCGGCGCAACCACACTCTGCCCTCATCAGCTAGCCACCTTTCTATCTGTATGGTCACAATCCAACACAATCGCTTCCCTTATTGACGGCTGGAAGGAACAAAGTACGGACAACATCCTTCCAACCCTTGCATCCGCAACAATTAAAAAAGAAGCAACAACCTATGAGGACAGCTCCCTTTCAAGCTGGCTGGAATTTGTCGACTATCAGCATCAACAATATAAAAGCTCCATTCCTAGTAAAAGAACGTATCTGACCGGGCTGACACACGCGTTTTTCCCTAAACTGCGAACACAGGCTCCTAAGAAAGCGGAAATACGTCCATTGTTTTTATTACACGCTTCTCTCTATTGTATGGAGCAAGTGATAGACAGCTATGATAGCTCACAGCCCTATCAATACATTGCCGATATCCTGCATCGTTTTGTAGATACGGTCGAAGAGGAATCAAAAGGCTTATTTCACAGTGCCATCGCTTTTCAACTCGATTCCCTGCTGAAGGAAAGCAGGCAATTGATTCGAGAAAAGCTATTGCAACAAGAGGAACCTTTTATAAGAGAAATGTTTTATGTGTATCAATTCACCTGGAATGATGTATTCCAACGCCGCAATTGGATGACCTCGGAGCTGAAGGAGCTAGAAGGCGAGACTTCCCTACAGGCTGAGTTGGCAAAGACCCATTTGTTATTTTTGCTGAAAAAAGATGAGGATGCATTGAAGCTCGTCAAGAAAAACGGCAATCAGTATGCGCCGTATCTTTTCCATTGGCTACAATCGCTTGTCTTTAATAAAGCGAAGAACCGCTTGGAAAGTTGGCTTTCTATATCGCTACCAATTGTGACGTCCTATATCCATTCGGAACCGACCTACGACCGGAAAAGGCAGTTGACGAAACATCTGCTCAAGTTGTTGACGGATTATGCAATGGAAACAAGGCAAGACAAACTTTATAAGGATGCCATGCGCCAACTGATGCCGTATAGTTACGGAGAATATGAATGGTACCTGTTTGAAACGAAGAATTACCGCCAATGGGTGGAGTTGCAGCTTTGGATGGGGTTTGAGCTTAGCGGGTTGGAGGCTTATAAGCTGAAAGAAATAAAGAAAACAGACGCTTATGCGCTTTTCCCACTCTACCATGTGGCAATAAGCAAGGCATTGGAACAGCGGAATAAAACCGCATATAAAGAAGCTACATCCCTGTTGAAAACACTACATAGTCTCTATAAAAAAGAGAAACTGGAAGACATCTGGCTTCAGTATTTACTGCAGCTAAAAGAAGGAACAAAGCGACTCCGCTCCTTCCAAGAAGAATTAAAAAAGGGAAGATTCAGTTATGATTAA
- a CDS encoding DEAD/DEAH box helicase, whose translation MINEALFAKSNYIEERNQFFLYVKIRSSVLPPSRFTPLLFTWHEGSFFGSVLEESTYDGISGIFLNPSDALELFANNTENSFIELEWCDQSEQYRLIAPTVADLLNERAFQPSFAAWQEGKLSFSLTKEGQEMIEKNPLLPSYAVKMEEWLDAIMKDWMERKEDGYLQTYWMDYTKDPRQLAAEGSLVEYLDEEDWLRDIGWTKDTTPFKLGLRLLEPEKGEQDWKLETLLKDKKTEELYVWEQDSLPPSYKKYKKEVNRGFKKWQQLTPSIFSNGQIRDYLTEEDAWRFLVEGSERLLAIGSFIFLPPWWQAIKDSRIKVKARVNGSKKGGNHSQSFVGLQSLVNFEWRFSTRNTELSEEEFLALVEENRRLVQIKGEWVVLDPGFIEEIKRMMKHAEENGIRMEDLLKSNAAGMGGEIPEEMDSGGSYSIQDISYELTGSAERLIEQLYQGKDIPPFEVPETFKGELRPYQEQGAAWLTFLREHGFGACLADDMGLGKTIQLIAYFLSCKEKEPEGPPVLIICPTSVLGNWQKELEKFAPSLDVMLHYGPNRGKGSIFREAVLDSDVVLTSYAISHLDEEELASVGWRTICLDEAQNIKNADTKQSQAVRNLSGAHHIALTGTPMENRLSELWAIFDFINPGYLGSLGSFHKQFVLAIEKDQDKKKIQQLQMLIQPFLLRRTKQDEQVALNLPAKQEQKEYCPLTIEQASIYEQLVKETLDKVEELGGIQRRGLVLKMLGQLKQVCDHPALYLKEETPENLLMRSSKMEKLVELVEQIRLRGESCLIFTQYISMGNMIIDALESSLGEKGRFLNGSVVKKDRDQLIQDFQDGEFHVLVLSLKAGGTGLNLTAANHVIHYDRWWNPAVENQATDRAYRIGQSRFVHVHKFIATGTLEEKIDAMIESKQALNNQIITSEGWITELDNEELRDLLTLK comes from the coding sequence ATGATTAATGAGGCGTTATTTGCCAAGTCGAACTATATTGAGGAACGAAACCAATTTTTTCTTTATGTGAAAATCCGCTCCTCCGTCCTGCCCCCATCACGTTTCACCCCATTGCTTTTCACATGGCATGAGGGGTCCTTTTTCGGCTCCGTCCTAGAGGAGTCTACATATGATGGAATTTCCGGGATATTTTTAAATCCGAGTGACGCGCTTGAACTGTTTGCCAACAATACCGAGAATTCTTTTATTGAGTTGGAGTGGTGTGATCAATCGGAACAATACCGCCTTATTGCCCCAACTGTGGCTGACTTGTTGAACGAAAGAGCCTTCCAACCAAGCTTTGCCGCTTGGCAGGAAGGAAAACTTTCTTTTTCTTTAACAAAAGAAGGCCAGGAGATGATCGAAAAAAATCCCCTCCTCCCTTCCTACGCCGTGAAAATGGAAGAATGGTTGGACGCCATCATGAAGGATTGGATGGAACGCAAGGAGGATGGATATCTTCAGACATACTGGATGGATTATACAAAGGACCCGCGCCAATTAGCAGCGGAAGGTTCCCTTGTAGAATATTTAGATGAAGAAGACTGGCTTCGAGACATCGGCTGGACGAAAGATACCACTCCATTTAAGCTGGGGCTCCGTCTTTTGGAACCTGAAAAAGGGGAACAAGACTGGAAGCTGGAAACATTGCTGAAGGATAAGAAAACAGAAGAACTATATGTGTGGGAACAGGATAGCCTCCCTCCTTCTTATAAAAAATACAAAAAAGAAGTGAATCGCGGCTTTAAAAAGTGGCAGCAGCTGACTCCTTCCATTTTTTCAAATGGGCAGATTAGGGATTATCTGACGGAAGAAGACGCATGGCGCTTCCTTGTAGAAGGCAGCGAAAGGCTGTTAGCCATTGGAAGCTTTATTTTCCTCCCACCATGGTGGCAAGCCATCAAGGATTCCCGAATCAAGGTAAAAGCAAGAGTTAACGGCTCTAAGAAGGGCGGCAACCATTCCCAATCTTTTGTAGGCTTGCAGTCGTTGGTTAACTTTGAATGGCGCTTTTCAACCCGCAACACGGAGCTTTCCGAAGAGGAGTTCCTCGCACTTGTAGAAGAGAACCGCCGTCTCGTTCAAATTAAAGGTGAATGGGTCGTCCTCGATCCAGGGTTTATCGAAGAGATAAAACGGATGATGAAACATGCAGAAGAAAACGGTATCCGTATGGAGGATCTGTTGAAAAGCAATGCAGCTGGCATGGGCGGAGAAATTCCGGAAGAAATGGATTCAGGGGGAAGCTATTCAATCCAGGATATCTCCTATGAGCTGACCGGATCTGCGGAGCGCTTAATTGAACAGCTCTATCAAGGCAAGGACATTCCACCTTTTGAAGTCCCTGAAACATTTAAAGGAGAGCTCAGACCTTACCAGGAACAAGGTGCAGCATGGCTGACCTTTTTAAGGGAGCACGGATTTGGGGCTTGTCTTGCGGATGACATGGGGCTTGGAAAGACCATTCAGCTGATTGCTTATTTTCTCTCATGCAAAGAAAAAGAGCCGGAAGGTCCACCAGTTCTCATCATTTGCCCGACTTCTGTTCTTGGCAACTGGCAAAAAGAGCTGGAGAAATTCGCTCCAAGTTTGGATGTCATGTTGCATTACGGACCTAACCGCGGAAAAGGGTCTATTTTCCGAGAGGCCGTTTTGGATTCAGATGTCGTGTTAACCTCCTACGCCATTTCCCATCTGGATGAAGAGGAACTGGCAAGTGTCGGCTGGCGCACCATCTGCTTGGATGAGGCACAAAACATCAAAAACGCTGACACAAAGCAATCTCAAGCAGTGCGAAATTTAAGCGGTGCCCATCACATCGCCCTGACCGGTACTCCTATGGAAAACCGTCTGTCAGAGCTTTGGGCGATTTTTGATTTTATTAATCCTGGGTATTTAGGTTCACTGGGTTCCTTCCACAAGCAATTTGTGTTGGCGATTGAAAAGGACCAGGATAAAAAGAAGATTCAACAACTGCAAATGCTCATTCAACCATTCCTATTGCGCCGCACAAAGCAAGACGAACAGGTGGCACTGAACCTCCCTGCAAAGCAAGAGCAGAAGGAATATTGCCCGTTGACCATCGAGCAGGCGTCCATTTACGAACAGCTAGTAAAAGAAACCTTAGATAAAGTCGAGGAATTAGGTGGCATCCAGCGCCGCGGCCTTGTGTTGAAAATGCTAGGGCAGTTAAAGCAAGTTTGCGATCATCCTGCTCTTTATTTAAAGGAGGAAACTCCAGAGAATCTCTTAATGCGATCCAGTAAAATGGAAAAGCTGGTGGAACTGGTGGAGCAGATTCGTTTGCGAGGAGAAAGCTGCCTTATTTTCACGCAGTACATTTCCATGGGGAATATGATTATCGATGCATTGGAATCCTCACTTGGGGAAAAAGGAAGATTTCTAAATGGCAGTGTCGTCAAAAAAGACCGCGATCAGCTGATTCAGGATTTCCAGGACGGCGAGTTTCATGTTTTGGTGCTTTCATTGAAAGCTGGCGGCACCGGATTGAACCTGACCGCGGCCAACCATGTTATCCATTATGACCGCTGGTGGAACCCGGCCGTGGAAAACCAAGCAACAGACAGAGCGTATCGGATCGGCCAGAGCAGATTCGTCCACGTTCATAAGTTTATTGCGACAGGCACGCTGGAGGAAAAAATCGATGCTATGATCGAATCCAAGCAGGCGCTGAACAATCAGATTATTACGAGCGAAGGCTGGATTACCGAGCTTGATAATGAGGAATTAAGGGATTTATTGACGTTGAAGTAA
- a CDS encoding VanZ family protein, translating into MRNKRILYYLFLAFGWTVILFYLSSMSYAEQDIRPYLRMLVAEEHIAAVFAGVEIPYVNNKMSVDSMGGYQFVEFLFRKGAHLFFYSVLGYLLVRYFASSLGRKYWRVFMFSFSILLVIAMLDEFLQFHHPDRSGQWADVWLDGMGGLKGIITGFLSTYVKKNRKETKQKSADSSL; encoded by the coding sequence ATGAGAAATAAGAGGATTCTATACTATCTGTTTCTGGCCTTTGGCTGGACCGTCATATTGTTCTATTTGTCTTCCATGTCCTATGCAGAGCAGGATATCAGACCATATTTGCGAATGCTTGTGGCAGAGGAACATATTGCTGCAGTGTTCGCGGGAGTGGAGATTCCGTATGTGAATAATAAAATGAGTGTGGACAGTATGGGAGGCTATCAGTTTGTAGAATTCCTTTTTCGTAAAGGAGCTCATCTATTTTTTTATAGTGTTCTTGGTTATCTGCTTGTCCGGTACTTTGCCAGTTCTCTAGGGAGAAAGTATTGGAGGGTATTTATGTTCAGCTTTTCCATTCTCCTTGTCATTGCGATGCTTGATGAGTTTTTGCAATTTCATCATCCAGACCGCAGCGGGCAGTGGGCGGATGTTTGGTTGGATGGGATGGGTGGATTGAAAGGGATAATTACCGGCTTTCTTTCTACTTACGTTAAAAAGAATCGTAAAGAGACAAAACAAAAAAGCGCAGACTCATCTTTGTAG
- a CDS encoding helix-turn-helix domain-containing protein gives MRKRGRRYDEHVLFSQKHQIPSYQKNWSQQDLADRLNRVHGTISKWETEKEVPPIETLIELSKPFQVSIDYLVGNHYEQEHYVKEFNQLYQIKQADEELMHIVDYLKQHPNFKDILHKYINQSITDRKLMEDMMSIFVNK, from the coding sequence ATGCGGAAAAGAGGCAGGAGATATGATGAACACGTCCTTTTTAGCCAGAAACATCAAATACCTTCGTATCAAAAAAACTGGTCCCAGCAAGATCTTGCTGACCGTCTGAACAGGGTTCACGGTACCATCAGCAAATGGGAGACAGAAAAGGAAGTCCCACCAATTGAAACACTCATTGAACTGAGTAAACCATTTCAAGTTTCCATTGACTACCTGGTAGGAAACCACTACGAACAAGAACATTATGTAAAAGAATTCAACCAGCTCTATCAAATCAAGCAAGCTGACGAAGAACTAATGCACATTGTGGACTACCTTAAACAACATCCAAACTTTAAAGACATCCTACATAAGTACATCAACCAAAGCATCACAGATAGAAAATTGATGGAAGACATGATGAGTATCTTTGTGAATAAATGA
- a CDS encoding single-stranded DNA-binding protein has translation MINEVVLIGRMVKDPDLRYTGDGTPVASFRLAVNRNFKNQEGIYEADFVSCTAWRGTAETTANYCRKGALVAVTGRIQTSRYESKDGTTVFVTDVVVDNVRFLEKKKEEKRSAPPIPPYPEKQDSTTNQARNEVQSWEQSPPQQQENRQMENHQNSPPATHASQRTSEFPDFPTQTKTPEKVGV, from the coding sequence ATGATTAATGAAGTAGTGCTGATTGGTCGGATGGTGAAGGATCCGGATCTGCGTTATACAGGTGATGGAACACCTGTTGCAAGCTTCAGACTTGCTGTTAATCGCAATTTCAAAAACCAGGAAGGTATCTATGAGGCTGACTTTGTCTCTTGCACGGCGTGGCGAGGTACTGCGGAAACCACGGCAAATTATTGCCGAAAAGGTGCACTTGTGGCAGTCACAGGCAGGATACAGACAAGTCGGTATGAATCTAAGGATGGGACGACGGTTTTTGTTACCGATGTGGTCGTGGACAATGTGCGTTTTCTTGAAAAAAAGAAGGAGGAAAAACGTTCTGCACCACCAATTCCACCGTATCCAGAAAAGCAGGACTCGACTACAAACCAAGCCCGTAATGAGGTGCAGAGTTGGGAGCAGTCCCCACCTCAGCAGCAGGAAAATAGGCAAATGGAAAATCACCAAAACTCGCCGCCTGCTACTCACGCTTCACAAAGGACATCAGAATTCCCGGACTTTCCGACACAAACGAAGACGCCTGAAAAGGTGGGAGTGTAG
- a CDS encoding YwpF-like family protein: MKTFRLVAISLVHGEEVEQLDLQDGLIINREYGKENWLIEALLPKSEPEKYEEFRDNEEMLHVQATISKPTNDPASFEAVVRQVAVMEDKMSILFEGELFRKNSNYHEKLLERLVNEGYNGDKLVEAFKNKVKEKPVLEKSK, from the coding sequence ATGAAAACGTTCAGACTTGTTGCAATATCCCTCGTACATGGTGAAGAAGTTGAACAGCTGGATTTACAAGACGGATTGATTATCAATAGAGAGTACGGAAAAGAAAATTGGCTGATTGAAGCATTACTGCCTAAGAGCGAGCCGGAAAAGTATGAAGAATTCCGTGATAATGAGGAAATGCTTCATGTTCAAGCCACCATTTCTAAACCGACGAATGATCCAGCATCCTTTGAGGCCGTCGTCCGCCAAGTGGCTGTGATGGAAGACAAAATGAGCATCCTGTTCGAAGGCGAGCTCTTCCGAAAAAACTCCAACTACCACGAAAAACTGCTAGAACGCCTAGTCAATGAAGGCTACAATGGAGACAAACTGGTCGAAGCATTCAAGAATAAAGTTAAAGAAAAACCAGTGCTTGAGAAGAGCAAGTGA
- a CDS encoding class D sortase gives MRKRCWTFVLWIVMVTGAALFVGSGLLYWQGVSAVEDRSGAGSMVENREGEVAVGEFDVTEPLPVSLAAGEEVGEIYFPVLEVSIPVFHGVSEEELARGVGHVPGTLLPGGGGNIVLSGHRDTVFRRLEELEVGDKVVFGFGGAAYTYKISRIKIVDKEDTSVVVPRPREVLTITTCYPFGFIGRAPERYVLEAEFIGGEME, from the coding sequence ATGCGGAAACGGTGTTGGACATTTGTCCTTTGGATTGTAATGGTAACTGGGGCTGCTTTGTTTGTTGGAAGCGGCCTTTTGTATTGGCAGGGAGTTTCGGCAGTGGAGGATAGGTCGGGGGCAGGGAGTATGGTGGAGAATAGAGAGGGGGAAGTAGCGGTTGGAGAGTTTGATGTGACAGAGCCTCTGCCTGTAAGTTTAGCTGCAGGGGAGGAAGTCGGAGAAATCTATTTTCCGGTTTTAGAAGTGAGTATTCCCGTGTTTCATGGTGTGTCGGAGGAAGAGCTCGCACGAGGAGTAGGGCATGTTCCAGGTACGCTTTTGCCTGGAGGCGGGGGGAATATTGTGCTGTCCGGGCATAGGGATACCGTATTTCGCCGGCTTGAGGAGCTTGAGGTGGGGGATAAGGTTGTGTTTGGGTTTGGTGGCGCAGCGTACACATATAAGATCAGCAGAATCAAGATTGTTGATAAAGAGGACACTTCGGTAGTGGTACCTAGGCCGCGGGAGGTATTGACGATTACAACTTGCTATCCATTTGGGTTTATTGGAAGAGCGCCAGAGCGGTATGTGTTGGAGGCGGAGTTTATTGGGGGGGAGATGGAATAG